Below is a genomic region from Echinicola rosea.
CATAAGGCTAGGCGAAATATTCAAAGGCATGGATATCAGAAAATTAAGTTAAGGCAATTGAATATACTGGACCATGACCTTCCGGAAGAATCCGCAGAATTTATTGTATCTACTTTTGGGCTAAAAACCTTTTCCCTAGTACAGCAAGAGGCTTTGGCCAAGGAGATGGCCAGGCTTTTAAAGCCGGGAGGTGCTTTTTCATTGATTGAGATTTCAGAACCAAGGCCAAGAATACTTAAATGGTTATATATGTTTTACTTAAAAGTGGTCATTCCATGGATTGGAAAGGTTTTTCTAGGGAATAAGGAGGATTACCGTATGCTGGGAAAGTATTGTGAACATTTCAAAAACAGCAGGGACTTTTACCGGTATCTTAAAGCCTATGGCATGGAAGTATCGTACAAATCATATTTTTTTGGATGTGCTACAGGTGTTTATGGAATAAAGCGGTAGTCTTATGTGATAGTATGTTTTTGGTTAAAAACATTTATATACGTAATTTATACCTACATTTTGTGTTAATACCTATGTTATTTATAAAAAATAGAAGTTATAAGGAAATGGGTAGGCTTTTTGCTAACTTAATGGAAACAACGCTGAGGATATCAGTAAAGTAAAATGACATTTTAAACCTAAATTCTATCATATATGAACAACGGATCATTTTTAGTAGCAGTAGCCTTAGTGATAGGGCTAGCTGCTTGTGACGGAAAGAAAACTTCCGAGACTACCACATCTGAAAGCATGGAAAGCCATGAAGCGTCAATGGAAAAGGAAATAGCGTTTACTGTAGCAGAGAAGTATTTTATGAAAAACGATGCGCCAAACTTGGCTGATCCCAAGATAGAGACTGCTAAGGAGTTTGCGAAGTTTTTTGGGTCTGCCACAGTGATGGGAGAAGATGGAAAGCCTACTGCAATCGATTTTCAGACCCAATATGTCATTGCGGTGACCAAATCGGCCACAAATGTGGACACTGAGCTTAGCCCGGTGAGTTTGGTAAGCGATGGAGAGGGAAAATTGACACTTTCTTACAAAGTGGAGAAAGGCGAAACTCAAAGCCATTCTATGAAACCGATTTTGATCGTTATTGTAGGGAAGACTGCTGACGGAGAGGTGACCGTAAGAGAAGTGGATTAAAACATGAAGTGTAGTTTTATACATTGCCCTGGGATAGGTTTATTCCAGGGCTTTTTTTTGTCTTATACCAAAATATCATAAACTTTGTCCATTAACCGATCATTATGCTCCGATATTTTGTGATTTATAAGCCTTTTGGTATTCTGAGCCAGTTTAGCGGAGATGCCAATACCCTCAAGGAACTTGGGGATTTTCCCAAGGATGTCTATCCTGTGGGGAGACTTGACAAAGACAGCGAAGGGCTGCTATTGATCACCAATGACAAGTCGCTTAACCATTACTTGCTCAATCCGCAATTTGGTCATCAGCGTACGTATTTGGCACAGGTGGAAGGGATTCCCGATGAAGTAGCCTTGCGGACTCTTGAAGCCGGGGTGTCCATAAAAGTGGACGGCAAAATGTACAAGACCAAGCCCGCCAAGGCCAAATTAAAAAAAAATGCGCCATTATTACCCGAAAGAGACCCGCCGATTCGTTATCGTAAGACAGTTCCCGATTCTTGGGTGGAGCTGGTGCTCATAGAAGGTAAAAATCGCCAAGTTCGCAAAATGACTGCGGCGGTAAACCATCCGACCCTCCGGTTGGTGCGGTGGTCGATGGAGGAATTGGATATTTCGGGCTTTGAAGTGGGCGAAATCAGGGAGCTGGATCAGGCAGGAATTTATCGGTTGCTGGCCGTAAGCCCAGCTAAGCTGCAGACAAAGGCACAGCCCGGTGGGAGACACCAAAAGCGACCATCACTGCCCAAAAGAAAAAAAGGGCGGTAAAACTTGTGATTTTCAAGGGGTGTTAAATTGTGTTAAAAGGCAATTTATTCTAATTTAGGCTTCTTAATTTAGCAAGATGGCTGTCCGCCAGCGATTTTATTTAACAAAGCAAAACATAAATCAACTCAGAATAATGCATCAGGAAAAGATTCAGGACGCGATCAAGGAGGTCAGAAAAGTGGTAGTGGGACAGGATCGAATGGTCAATCGGCTGTTGATCGGGCTTTTTACCAACGGGCATATTTTATTGGAAGGTGTGCCAGGGTTGGCCAAGACCTTGACGGTGAATACCCTCGCCAAAGTGCTTCACCTCGACTTTAACCGAATCCAATTCACACCCGATTTATTGCCGGCTGACCTTATTGGTACAATGATCTATAACCAGCAAAATGGTGATTTTGAGGTAAAGAAGGGACCGATCTTTTCCAATCTTATCTTGGCCGATGAGGTAAACCGTTCTCCTGCCAAGGTGCAGTCAGCCCTGCTGGAGGCCATGCAA
It encodes:
- a CDS encoding class I SAM-dependent methyltransferase, translated to MATTSGDLYDPTFVKGMFDRMSNTYGLANLVTSFGFTAVWRYQCIAALPVSEARTAGYDLMSGMGESWPAIQRRFGKDVRIMAVDISDEMNHKARRNIQRHGYQKIKLRQLNILDHDLPEESAEFIVSTFGLKTFSLVQQEALAKEMARLLKPGGAFSLIEISEPRPRILKWLYMFYLKVVIPWIGKVFLGNKEDYRMLGKYCEHFKNSRDFYRYLKAYGMEVSYKSYFFGCATGVYGIKR
- a CDS encoding pseudouridine synthase, which translates into the protein MLRYFVIYKPFGILSQFSGDANTLKELGDFPKDVYPVGRLDKDSEGLLLITNDKSLNHYLLNPQFGHQRTYLAQVEGIPDEVALRTLEAGVSIKVDGKMYKTKPAKAKLKKNAPLLPERDPPIRYRKTVPDSWVELVLIEGKNRQVRKMTAAVNHPTLRLVRWSMEELDISGFEVGEIRELDQAGIYRLLAVSPAKLQTKAQPGGRHQKRPSLPKRKKGR